A stretch of DNA from Fibrobacter sp. UWB13:
AGAACCGTTCCAAGAAAGAAACCTCTTTCGGCAATTCCGGGATGGAATCGTACGTGACCGGGCGGGAAGAAGAACTGAACGGATTCACGTAGGAACTCGAGGACTTCGCCTCAGAAGAACTCGACGAAGCAATGCTGGAGGAAGATTTTTCCTTGCCGCTAGACCCTTCGACAGGCTCAAGGCCCTTCGAAGAACTACTCGACTGCGGCGTGACGCTGGAAGAGGACACGCCCTTTTTGCTAGATGACGATTTGGCAGTTTCTTCTTCCGGAATCACCCACCGTCCTTTTTCGCACACGAAGTATTCGTTGTACAGTTTGCTCAGCTTGTTCACATTACGCTTGGTTTCGTTTTCGCGTTTTGCGTTGCAAACACCGAGACCGTAATTATCCCACCAGAAGTCCGTCACGTACTTTTCGAATAAAGGCACGGAATCCGCATATTTCCAGCCCTCAACATTTTTGCGCACATTCGCAAGAGTTCCCTTAAGGTCTACATCGCAAGCCCAATCCGCAATTGCGGTTTTGGCATCGGCATCATCCCAGCTGCCGCCTTCCGCAAGCGCAATGCTGAACTTGCCCATGCGTTCGGTAAGCCCCGCCACATCGACATCACTCTGCATGAGCACGCTGATGGCAAGGAGTGCTGCGTTCCCGTCGCCCGACTCAAAGATGTTCAAGTCTTCGGATTCTGCAAAGTCGCCCTCGATTCCGAACGTCGCGAGCACTTCCTTTTCGGCCTGTTCCTTCGCTTCGGCAATGGACTTTTTCTTCTCGGTCACGAGGTACATCACGCGCTCGTATTCCAGGTGCGTGAGCAAGTTAATGTTCACCGTTTTGCGGTTGCTCAAATCTGTCAGTGCACGGAGCGTCACCGTACCCGAAGATTTCTTGCCGGTGATTTCATCGCGGTAATAGCCCGATGCTTCAAGAATCGCGTACTGCGATTCAAGATTGATATCCTTGATGGCAAAATCACCCTTATCGCTCTTGATAGAGCCCTTGAAGCTCTTGCCCGTCTGCTTGAGCGTAATGCCATCCAGTTCCTGCACGGTCACCGCAGAGCCCGTGACAAACGGACCCTTCTGCGAAACACCCGCCACTTCCCAGTCCTTGACCGCGACAACTCCTGCATCACCCGAAGAGCCTCCCGCGACATTATCGCCAGTACAGCCCCAGAACAATACTCCAAGCGTAAAAATTGGTAAAATTCGATTCAACATCATATTCACTTATCCTTATTCAAAAATTAACTTATTTGTTCAACCCTAGTCCTTGACGCAACGAACACTCAGTGCATAGTGTTTGTAAAAAGCGTTCTTCTGATTTACTTCATCAGATGTAACTGTAAATGCGTATGAATTCTTTGTAACATTGCCAACCGGATTGCCCAACGACTCTTCTGTCGAGCTCCAAAATGCAGCAGCAACATCAAGACTTTGGTAATTGCCAACATAACGGTTGCCTGCAGGAATTGCCGAAAAACTATAAATGTTCGTAGCATTGGACCATTTTTCATACCCTTTAGCTTGAATCACAGACGGAATCTCACCCACAGATTCATATAATGTTCCCCATTCTGTCGATGTCGGGAGATGCCATCCATCAGGGCAAACGCCTCTCACAACATTATTAAAGGATGAATACGACGATTCGTAACCACACCCCATGCAGTTTTGGCTGAACAAGGCAAGACTATCAACCGCAGCGGCCCAAGTATACAAACGGCCATACTTTTCGCAATATTCAAGAGAATCATTGTAACAGAAGCTAGAGGAATCCAAACCATCCGACGATTTATAAGCGTAATTCAAGTTTTCTGCCATCCAAATCTGATTACCGATTTTCAAAGTTTTGTAAGTTTGACCATCACGTTCGTCAGTCAACGTTCCTGCACTAATCGACGCAGCCCCTTTAATGCAGCGAACAGCTTGACCTCCAATAACATTATCACCACCCATGAGAGCCTCATCCGTTGTACGATGAAGTCCCATACCATAAGCACTAGTAGTACCAACAAAGTAAGAACTCCAAAAGAAAGCATAATCACCCCCATCAAAAAAGTCTTTGTTATACGCAACCCAGCGACCAGAAGGTAATGCCGAGAATCCATAAACATCATCGCCATTTCCACTTTCGTCTTTAAAGTCATTCCATCCACTCGTCGCCTTAAGCGCTTTCCCAGCAGATGATGAATCACCCGTTTCGGCAATCAAGATTTCCCATTCTTCCTTGCGAGGCAAATGCCAACCATCGGGGCAAATACCTTGAAAAACATCATCTCCCAAACGGCAATACGAATTATCCGCATGAACGCCGCAATCTCTTGGATTCAATGAATCCGTAGCCAAGGCAACCGAGTCCATCGCCGCCGTCCATGTGTAAAGTCGGCCGTACTTATCGCAATATTCCGAAGAATCCTTGTAGCACCAACTTTTACCTTTTAAACTCGGCGTTTTAACGCTGTCGGCATAGTTCAAATTCTGCGCCATCCACAATTGATTTCCAATTTTCACCGTTTTATAAACTTGTCCATCACGGGAGTCGACAATAGAATCGTATTTGATTTTGGGATTCAAGTAAGAGTCCCTTGTACTGTCACTAGCCCCGGTTGATGAGCCAGTCGAATCATCACTAGAACTCTTAACAGCAGAAATAATCGATTCAAATGCAGGAACTTCATCAACGTAGCCCCAGCTTTCGATGTTTTTGCGAATAGAGTCAAGCGTTCCATTTGCCGCAGCAGAAGTAGCCCAATCCACCATTTCCGCTTTTGAGCCCTCATCAAGCGAGCCGTTCTTTGCAATTGTAGCAGAGTATTCATCCAGACGTTCTGCAATATTTGCATCGCCAGCGTTCGCCAGCATCATCACGCTTACCGCCAAGAGAGCAGCATTGTCGTCACCCTTCTCAAAGATGTTCAGGTCTTCAAACTTTGAGGATTCCCCCTCGATATTAAACGCAGCAAGCACTTCTTTTTCGGCTTGTTTTTTCACATCGGCAAAAGACATTTCTTTGCCAGCCGCAAGGTTCATCACGCGCCCATATTCCAAACTTGTGAGGACGTTAACGTTCACGCTATTACGATCCTTGAGATTTGTCAGCGTACGCAACGTCAACTTTTCTGAAGACTTTTCGCCAGTCACTTCGTTTAGGTAATAGCCCGTCACTTCAAACAATGCGCATGTAGAGGAAAGCGTCACATCGTCAAAAGTAAATTCGCCCTTGTCACTCTTGACAGTTTCTTCAAAGAATTCGTCTGTAAGCTTGAGTGTTTTGCAGTCCATGCCCTGCACAGTCACAGTGGATCCCTTAATAAACGGTCCCTTCTGCGCCACACCCGCCACATCCAAGTCCTTGATGGCGACGATGCCTGCATCTCCCGAAGCGCCACCAGCGACACCCTTGTCATCAGAACTGGAACATGCTGCTAAGAACGTCATAGAAGCAAGCGCACAAATTGACACCAGACGCGTTCTTAAATTGCGATTCATCACTCTCCTCATTTCATTTCTCCCTTTTTATTCGTCTTCTCGTTTTTAGATCCCAGCCATTCACTCAACGGGAACAATTGCACATTCAGGCGGTAGACCTGTTCCGTTTCGTCTTCCTCCGTCGCAATCGCCACCACGCGACGGTAATAATCTTCGGTCTCTTTCTTGATGCGTTCGTACGCACGGCGCGTAAGGCCAAGCGTGTATCCCGACATCATGCGTTCCGCAATCGGCAAGTCAATGGACTTAAGGGCAAATTCACCCATCTGGCGTTGCAAATCGCGTGCCGCCAGCGGCACGGCCTCTATAGGCGCCATCTTGATTGCCTTATCCGTCTGGTGGTAATTGCCGTCGCGGTCCTTTTTCAAAAGCTTCGCCTTTACCAAAAAATCGAGCGTCTCGGAAACCTCTGCCGCCGAAATCTTCGGTTTGCAGGCATGGGCAATTTCCAACGGCTTTGCGCCAGGCATGTGCGGAGCAAGTTCACGCAGCACCGGATTTTTCCACGACTTAAAATAATTGAATTCATCGCTCCCCAGCACACGCACTTTGTGTGCATTTGCAAGTGCATAGCGTTCCTCGAACGCAGCCTTTTTAGCCTCGTTGCTTTTTGCATGCGCATACGACACCATCAAGATAAAGTAATCGTACTCGAAACCGACCAGCCCCATCGCGGTCGCCACCGAGCCCGCCGACGCGATACTCAGATTCTTTTTCCCCTCGCACACATACTTCAGGTACACATCCGACGAGAAACCCGCCTTCTGGGCAAACGCGTGCCACGAAAACGCGGAACAGCGCTTGCGTTCATCGTAGTAGTCCTGGATGAACTTGCGATAATCTGTATATTCAACGATTTCCTTCATGTCTACAAATATACCTTTTCCAGCACTTTTAGAACATAAAATTGGCGTTTTTAGCCAAATTTTACCATTTTTCGCCAAAATTTTAAAAATTTCAATATTCTAGAACATGGTTGTATGTTCTGAGAACATGAAAAATCCCCGCGGCATATTGGCCGCGGGGAATTTTTCTTTACTTAAAAGTTTTATTTACTCATCCTTCACGCAACGGACACTTTGTCCATAAGTTTTTGAGCCTTGGTACAAATAGAATTTGGTATAAATGTTGTTTATATTCGAATACTGGGCTTCATACGCATCCTCTTCTTCGGAGGTCCAATAATAGACATTAGAACCAATGTTACTCCAATTAGTTGCAGAGATTCGTCTTCCAGTCGGGAGTGCCGTAAATCCATAAGCATCCACGCCGTTATTGTCTTCCGTTCCGGCATAATCCCATCCGGTCAAAGCCTTGAGGGTATCACCGGCCACGCCAGCATTCCCTAAGTACACGCTCAACCAGCCCCAATCATCACGGACCGGCAAGTGCCAACCGTCAGGACAAATTCCCTGTATCTGACGATTGCCAAGCTCGCAAGTTTTGCCATAACCGCAATCCAGCGGTTCCTTTGAATCATTCGCCAAAGCGACCGAGTCAATCGCCGCAGCCCAAGTGTAATAGCGACCGCTCACCTCGCAATATTTCGTGGTATCGTGGTAGCACCAGCTATTACCCTTCAAACTCGGCGTCTTCACGCTATCGGCGTAGTTCAAGTTCTCCGCCATCCACACCTTTGAATAATCCTTTTCTTTCACTTCGATTTTCACAACTTTATACACACGCTTATCGCGAGGGTCAACCATTGAGTCGTATTTGATATTCGGATTAAAACGCAATTCCTTAGGCACGTCCCAGCTCCATTCTTTCGTCACAACATAGCTACTGCTAGACACAGCCGCACTGCTACTCGATTTTGCAGAACTGCTGCTAGACTTCGTTTCGCCAACACTAGAACTTGAAGAAGATTTAATCGCTGCAGTCGAAGGATCACCCTTGATGCAACGTACACTCTGTCCATATTTTTTTGAACCTTGGAACAAATAGAATTTAGTATAAATGTTGTTTATATTCGAATATTGCGCTTCATACGTACCATCCTCTTCGGAACTCCAATAATAAACATTAGAACCAACATTGCTCCAGCTAGATGTAGAAACCATCCTTCCGGTCGGAAGCGCCGCAAATCCATAGGCATCTACGCCGTTATTGTCAGCCGTTCCGGCGTAATCCCAGCCAGTCAGCGCCTTGAGGCTATCTCCGGCCACGCCAGCGTTCCCCAGAGCTACGCTCAACAATCCCCATTCATGGAGCGTCGGCAAATGCCAGCCGTCAGGGCAAATTCCCTGCACTCCGCGATTAATTCCACACGTCTTGCCATAACCGCAATTCAGCGGATTCTTTGAATCGTTTGCCAAAGCCACAGAGTCTATCGCCGCCGCCCAAGTGTAATAGCGACCGCTTACCTTACAATTTTTCTCATCATTATTGTAGCACCAGTTTTGGCCTTTCAAGCTCGGCGTCTTGACGCTATCGGCATAGTTCAGGTTTTCGGCCATCCACACCTGCGAATAATCATGCTCCTTCACTTCGATTTTTACAACTTTGTACACTTGCTTGTCGCGCGGGTCGATTATCGAGTCGTACTTGATATTCGGATTAAAGCGAGCTTCCTTCGACACATCCCAGCTCCACCCATCTGTCTTGACGCTGTCGCTATTTTTTTCCTTTGAAACATTAGTAGCAAACGCATCGACCGCCGTTTCAAAATCGGGAACTTCATTTGCGAATCCCCAATTTTCCATATTCTTACGAATGGAATCCATCACGGCTTTAGCCACGGCATTCGCAATCCAGTCGGTAATCGCTTTTTTCGTATCATCATCGTTCCACTTGCCGCTTTCTGCAAAGGAATCATTGAATTTATCCAGACGTTTCGCAAGCGTTTTCACATCGGCATCGCCTTGCATCAACACGCTTATAGCAAGGAGCGTCGCATCCGCATCGCTTGTTCCAAAAATATCCAAATCTTCAAATTCGGCCGATTCACCAGCCATCCCGAATGCGGCAAGCACTTCCCTTTCAGCCAATTCCTTAGCCTCGTCGAAAGTCTTGCCCTTTTCAGTCACATAGTACATCACGCGCTCGTATTCCAAGTTCGTAAGCAAGTTGACATTCACATGCGTACGATCCTTAAGATTCGTTAACGCACGGAGCGTCATTTTATCCGAGACTTTTTTCCCCGTCATTTCGCTACGGTATTCGCCTGTCACTTCAACAACAGCACAAGCCGTAGACAAGTTCACCTTTTCAACAACAAATTCACCCATGTTATTTTTGACTTCACCCTCAAAAACTTCATCCGTGAATTCCATTGTCTTGCAGTCGATTCCCTGCACCGTCACCGCGGAGCCCTTCACGAACGGGCCCTTTTGGGAAACGCCTGCAATATCCAAGTTCTTGATGGCGTAAAGGCCTTCGCTCTGTTCGTCCGTACCGGCCGTCTTATCACCAGAACAAGCCCAAAAAGACGTCCCAAATACAAGAGCCGCCAAAAGATTCCATTTTGTCATTGTTTTAGTGAGCATAATTCTAGTCACTCCCCTCTATTTTTTGATAACACATCCATATCGCCATATTCAATCTTTTCCGTCAGCGGGAAAAGTTGCATATTCAAGCGGCAAACTTTTTCAATCTTTTTGTCGGCAGAAACAATCGACACAATGCGCTTGCGGAACGCCGCAATTTCATCCACAACCTTCTTGTAGCTTTCGGCTGTCATGCCCATCGTGATGCCGCTAAAGTGGCGTTCCGAAATAGGCAATTTATCCAAAGCGTCAAGCGCAAACTCGCCCATCTGGCGCAACAGCGAATGCACCGCCACGGCCACCACATTCAAATTTCCCGTCGAAAGCGAAGTACTCGTCTGGTGATAATTCCCTTTGATATCGCGAGTCAAAAGCCCAGCCTTGAGCAAAAAGCGCAAGCTATCACTGACATCCGCAGCAGAAATCGCAGGCTTGCACACTTTGGCAATTTCGTTCGGCTTTGCGCCCGGCATAGCCACAGCCAATTCACGAACAACAGAATGCTTCCAAGTCTCGTAGTAAGTGTACATCTCGCTGCCGAGAATTTTCACGCGATTCGCTTCACCAAGCGCCTGCATTTCCTCAAAGCACTTCTTCTTTTCCTGTTCCGTCTTTGCTCCCTCATAACGTACCAGCAAAACGAAGTAATCCAATTCATAGCCAAGCAAGCCCATTGCAAGTGCAGTCTTTTTCGCTCCTTCTTCGCGAAGACGCGTCTTGCCATCACATACAAGTTTCAGGTACGAACCCGACGCAAATCCAGCCACCTTCGCAAATTCTCGCCACGTAAACGCAGAACAACGCTTGCGTTCCTTGTAGTAATCGAGAATATACTCGCGATAGTTTTTGTATTCTGTAACCGTTTTCATGATATTAAAAATAGAAACACTGGATTAAGCATGCAATAGCATTTAATATTTTTTCAAAAACAAAAATGGCGATTTTAAGCATATTTCAGCACTTTTCAAAAGATATTAAAGAAAATTCAAAAACATAAAACAAAAATTGAATTCTATAGAACAAAAAAAATCCCCCGGCAAAAGCCGAGGGAATTTAAAGTTTTCATTTCGTCATCCTGAACAACGTGAAGGA
This window harbors:
- a CDS encoding TIGR02147 family protein; its protein translation is MKEIVEYTDYRKFIQDYYDERKRCSAFSWHAFAQKAGFSSDVYLKYVCEGKKNLSIASAGSVATAMGLVGFEYDYFILMVSYAHAKSNEAKKAAFEERYALANAHKVRVLGSDEFNYFKSWKNPVLRELAPHMPGAKPLEIAHACKPKISAAEVSETLDFLVKAKLLKKDRDGNYHQTDKAIKMAPIEAVPLAARDLQRQMGEFALKSIDLPIAERMMSGYTLGLTRRAYERIKKETEDYYRRVVAIATEEDETEQVYRLNVQLFPLSEWLGSKNEKTNKKGEMK
- a CDS encoding TIGR02147 family protein, translated to MKTVTEYKNYREYILDYYKERKRCSAFTWREFAKVAGFASGSYLKLVCDGKTRLREEGAKKTALAMGLLGYELDYFVLLVRYEGAKTEQEKKKCFEEMQALGEANRVKILGSEMYTYYETWKHSVVRELAVAMPGAKPNEIAKVCKPAISAADVSDSLRFLLKAGLLTRDIKGNYHQTSTSLSTGNLNVVAVAVHSLLRQMGEFALDALDKLPISERHFSGITMGMTAESYKKVVDEIAAFRKRIVSIVSADKKIEKVCRLNMQLFPLTEKIEYGDMDVLSKNRGE
- a CDS encoding fibrobacter succinogenes major paralogous domain-containing protein, yielding MLTKTMTKWNLLAALVFGTSFWACSGDKTAGTDEQSEGLYAIKNLDIAGVSQKGPFVKGSAVTVQGIDCKTMEFTDEVFEGEVKNNMGEFVVEKVNLSTACAVVEVTGEYRSEMTGKKVSDKMTLRALTNLKDRTHVNVNLLTNLEYERVMYYVTEKGKTFDEAKELAEREVLAAFGMAGESAEFEDLDIFGTSDADATLLAISVLMQGDADVKTLAKRLDKFNDSFAESGKWNDDDTKKAITDWIANAVAKAVMDSIRKNMENWGFANEVPDFETAVDAFATNVSKEKNSDSVKTDGWSWDVSKEARFNPNIKYDSIIDPRDKQVYKVVKIEVKEHDYSQVWMAENLNYADSVKTPSLKGQNWCYNNDEKNCKVSGRYYTWAAAIDSVALANDSKNPLNCGYGKTCGINRGVQGICPDGWHLPTLHEWGLLSVALGNAGVAGDSLKALTGWDYAGTADNNGVDAYGFAALPTGRMVSTSSWSNVGSNVYYWSSEEDGTYEAQYSNINNIYTKFYLFQGSKKYGQSVRCIKGDPSTAAIKSSSSSSVGETKSSSSSAKSSSSAAVSSSSYVVTKEWSWDVPKELRFNPNIKYDSMVDPRDKRVYKVVKIEVKEKDYSKVWMAENLNYADSVKTPSLKGNSWCYHDTTKYCEVSGRYYTWAAAIDSVALANDSKEPLDCGYGKTCELGNRQIQGICPDGWHLPVRDDWGWLSVYLGNAGVAGDTLKALTGWDYAGTEDNNGVDAYGFTALPTGRRISATNWSNIGSNVYYWTSEEEDAYEAQYSNINNIYTKFYLYQGSKTYGQSVRCVKDE
- a CDS encoding fibrobacter succinogenes major paralogous domain-containing protein gives rise to the protein MNRNLRTRLVSICALASMTFLAACSSSDDKGVAGGASGDAGIVAIKDLDVAGVAQKGPFIKGSTVTVQGMDCKTLKLTDEFFEETVKSDKGEFTFDDVTLSSTCALFEVTGYYLNEVTGEKSSEKLTLRTLTNLKDRNSVNVNVLTSLEYGRVMNLAAGKEMSFADVKKQAEKEVLAAFNIEGESSKFEDLNIFEKGDDNAALLAVSVMMLANAGDANIAERLDEYSATIAKNGSLDEGSKAEMVDWATSAAANGTLDSIRKNIESWGYVDEVPAFESIISAVKSSSDDSTGSSTGASDSTRDSYLNPKIKYDSIVDSRDGQVYKTVKIGNQLWMAQNLNYADSVKTPSLKGKSWCYKDSSEYCDKYGRLYTWTAAMDSVALATDSLNPRDCGVHADNSYCRLGDDVFQGICPDGWHLPRKEEWEILIAETGDSSSAGKALKATSGWNDFKDESGNGDDVYGFSALPSGRWVAYNKDFFDGGDYAFFWSSYFVGTTSAYGMGLHRTTDEALMGGDNVIGGQAVRCIKGAASISAGTLTDERDGQTYKTLKIGNQIWMAENLNYAYKSSDGLDSSSFCYNDSLEYCEKYGRLYTWAAAVDSLALFSQNCMGCGYESSYSSFNNVVRGVCPDGWHLPTSTEWGTLYESVGEIPSVIQAKGYEKWSNATNIYSFSAIPAGNRYVGNYQSLDVAAAFWSSTEESLGNPVGNVTKNSYAFTVTSDEVNQKNAFYKHYALSVRCVKD